From Micromonospora echinospora, one genomic window encodes:
- a CDS encoding bifunctional 3'-5' exonuclease/DNA polymerase, with translation MGDVLVAVVAGEGGGGVLCPLRADGSPAGPAEPVDDLAAAVATRERADRPRWVWASGATVYPGLLRAGVRVERCHDVELTEALLLGYAGHWGEPRSLAAAWARLTGAPVPPDPPPRPPAPPGDGQVALFDAPSGPPGPGIAALTRVYADQLARIAATAHPGRFRLLVAAESAGALIAVEMGTVGLPWRVDVHDRILTELLGEPSPVGGPPRRLAELGARIADAFGLRQLHADSPAELLRAFARAGIDLPNTRAWVLRGVEHPAVPLVLEYKELYRIWTAHGWAWRDAWVRDGRFRPEYVPGGVVSGRWATRGGGALQIPKVIRRAVVADPGWRFVVADAGQLEPRVLAAVSGDARLAAAGGAGDLYAALARDAFGGDRARAKLALLGAMYGQTGGSAVPALAVLRRHYPTAFGYVEAAARTGETGGLVRSWLGRTCPPGSVGLGDDPAGEEGGGDPQGPRARAARSRGRFTRNFVIQATAAEWASTLLAMLRTALAGTDAELVFFQHDEVVVHCPAGQADAVARSVGDAGTRAAALMFGDTPVRFPLDLSVVDCYADAD, from the coding sequence ATGGGGGACGTGCTGGTCGCGGTGGTGGCGGGGGAGGGCGGCGGGGGCGTGCTGTGTCCGCTGCGCGCCGACGGGAGCCCGGCCGGTCCCGCCGAGCCGGTCGACGATCTCGCCGCCGCCGTCGCGACCCGGGAGCGCGCCGACCGGCCCCGCTGGGTGTGGGCGTCCGGCGCGACGGTCTATCCCGGGCTGCTGCGCGCCGGGGTCCGGGTCGAGCGCTGCCACGACGTCGAGCTGACCGAGGCGCTGCTGCTCGGGTACGCCGGCCACTGGGGCGAGCCGCGTTCGCTGGCGGCGGCCTGGGCCCGGCTGACCGGCGCGCCGGTGCCGCCCGACCCGCCGCCGCGTCCGCCCGCGCCGCCCGGCGACGGTCAGGTCGCGCTCTTCGACGCGCCGTCCGGGCCGCCCGGTCCGGGCATTGCGGCGTTGACCCGGGTGTACGCCGACCAGCTCGCCCGGATCGCCGCCACCGCCCACCCCGGCCGGTTCCGGCTGCTGGTGGCCGCCGAGTCGGCCGGCGCGCTGATCGCGGTCGAGATGGGGACGGTCGGCCTGCCCTGGCGGGTCGACGTGCACGACCGGATCCTCACCGAGCTGCTCGGCGAGCCGTCCCCGGTGGGCGGGCCGCCGCGCCGCCTGGCCGAGCTGGGCGCCCGGATCGCCGACGCGTTCGGGCTGCGGCAGCTGCACGCCGACTCCCCGGCCGAGCTGCTGCGCGCGTTCGCCCGGGCCGGCATCGACCTGCCGAACACCCGGGCCTGGGTGCTGCGTGGGGTGGAACACCCGGCGGTGCCGCTGGTCCTGGAGTACAAGGAGCTCTACCGGATCTGGACGGCGCACGGCTGGGCCTGGCGGGACGCGTGGGTCCGCGACGGCCGGTTCCGCCCCGAGTACGTGCCCGGTGGGGTGGTCTCCGGCCGGTGGGCCACCCGGGGCGGAGGGGCGTTGCAGATCCCGAAGGTGATCCGCCGGGCGGTGGTGGCCGACCCGGGGTGGCGGTTCGTGGTGGCCGACGCCGGCCAGTTGGAGCCCCGGGTGCTCGCCGCGGTCTCCGGCGACGCCCGGTTGGCGGCGGCCGGCGGGGCGGGCGACCTCTACGCCGCCCTGGCCCGGGACGCCTTCGGCGGTGACCGGGCCCGCGCCAAGCTCGCCCTGCTCGGGGCGATGTACGGGCAGACCGGCGGGTCGGCGGTGCCGGCACTGGCCGTCCTGCGTCGGCACTATCCCACCGCCTTCGGGTACGTCGAGGCGGCGGCCCGCACCGGGGAGACGGGCGGGCTGGTCCGCTCCTGGCTGGGCCGGACCTGCCCGCCCGGCTCGGTCGGCCTCGGTGACGACCCGGCGGGGGAGGAGGGCGGCGGGGACCCGCAGGGGCCCCGGGCTCGGGCGGCCCGTTCCCGGGGGCGGTTCACCCGCAACTTCGTCATCCAGGCGACCGCCGCCGAGTGGGCGTCCACCCTGCTCGCCATGCTGCGGACCGCCTTGGCCGGCACCGACGCGGAGCTGGTCTTCTTTCAACACGACGAGGTGGTGGTGCACTGCCCGGCGGGGCAGGCGGACGCGGTGGCCCGGTCGGTGGGCGACGCGGGCACCCGGGCGGCGGCGCTGATGTTCGGTGACACCCCGGTCCGGTTCCCGCTGGACCTGTCGGTGGTCGACTGCTACGCCGACGCCGACTGA
- a CDS encoding NTP transferase domain-containing protein produces the protein MIIAAGGGRRIGGPEALLRLGERPLVDRMVATMIEAGCDPTVVVLGAAADEVRRTAELDGATVVVNQAWGTGVGSSIRAGLAALTDDAIEAVVVVPVDMPGLTVEAVRRVVALPYPDVLVCATYGGLRGYPMLFGRRHWAGIATLARADVGARPYLLAHKDLIVDIACDAVADGSRVDSPELMTLYGLSVPPQRVGA, from the coding sequence ATGATCATCGCCGCGGGCGGCGGCCGGCGGATCGGCGGGCCCGAGGCGCTACTGCGCCTCGGGGAGCGCCCCCTGGTGGACCGGATGGTCGCCACGATGATCGAGGCGGGCTGTGACCCGACCGTGGTCGTCCTCGGCGCGGCCGCCGACGAGGTGCGCCGGACCGCCGAACTGGACGGGGCGACGGTGGTGGTCAACCAGGCCTGGGGCACCGGTGTCGGGTCCTCCATCCGGGCCGGTCTCGCCGCGCTCACCGACGACGCGATCGAGGCCGTCGTGGTGGTCCCGGTGGACATGCCCGGCCTCACCGTCGAGGCGGTCCGCCGGGTCGTCGCGCTGCCGTACCCGGATGTGCTGGTCTGCGCCACCTACGGCGGGCTGCGCGGCTACCCGATGCTCTTCGGTCGGCGGCACTGGGCCGGCATCGCCACCCTGGCGCGCGCCGACGTCGGCGCGCGGCCGTACCTGCTGGCCCACAAGGACCTGATAGTCGACATCGCCTGCGACGCGGTGGCCGACGGCAGCCGGGTCGACTCCCCGGAGCTGATGACGCTCTACGGGCTCAGCGTCCCGCCGCAGCGGGTAGGCGCCTGA
- a CDS encoding carbohydrate ABC transporter permease: MRHGRYPFIIGFLAAPVAIYVTFVLGPYAQAFYLALTNWRGVSANPEFVGLENFTRLLDDDVFWKAIRHHGLLLLALPLLTILLALFFAFMLNVGGGSRGGVMTGVWGSKFYRVVFFFPQVLAVVIVGVIFSRVYAPDDSGLLNGALGAVGIDPVLFMADPDIALWSIIAVLVWQAVGFYVVLFSAGMSSVPKDIYEAATIDGAGRTAMFFKVTLPLLWDTLQVAWVYLGIAAFDAFAIVQVLSVDQGGPDGATTVLGMEIYRNAFSYSQFGYASAMGVALFFLTITFAALTLRVSKRDTIEL; this comes from the coding sequence ATGCGGCATGGCAGGTACCCGTTCATCATCGGCTTCCTGGCGGCGCCGGTCGCGATCTACGTGACCTTCGTCCTGGGGCCGTACGCCCAGGCCTTCTACCTGGCCCTCACCAACTGGCGGGGGGTCAGCGCGAACCCGGAGTTCGTCGGTCTGGAGAACTTCACCCGGCTCCTGGACGACGACGTCTTCTGGAAGGCCATCCGGCACCACGGGCTCCTGCTGCTCGCCCTGCCGCTGCTCACGATCCTCCTCGCGCTCTTCTTCGCCTTCATGCTCAACGTGGGCGGGGGGAGCCGGGGCGGCGTGATGACCGGGGTCTGGGGGTCGAAGTTCTACCGGGTGGTGTTCTTCTTCCCCCAGGTCCTGGCGGTGGTCATCGTCGGGGTCATCTTCAGCCGGGTGTACGCCCCGGACGACAGCGGCCTGCTCAACGGAGCGCTGGGCGCGGTCGGCATCGACCCGGTGCTCTTCATGGCCGACCCGGACATCGCGCTCTGGTCGATCATCGCGGTGCTGGTCTGGCAGGCGGTCGGCTTCTACGTGGTGCTCTTCAGCGCCGGCATGTCCTCGGTGCCGAAGGACATCTACGAGGCGGCCACCATCGACGGGGCCGGACGGACGGCGATGTTCTTCAAGGTGACCCTGCCGCTGCTCTGGGACACCCTCCAGGTGGCCTGGGTCTACCTGGGCATCGCCGCCTTCGACGCCTTCGCCATCGTGCAGGTGCTCTCCGTCGACCAGGGCGGCCCCGACGGGGCCACCACCGTGCTCGGCATGGAGATCTACCGCAACGCGTTCAGCTACTCCCAGTTCGGCTACGCCTCGGCGATGGGCGTGGCGCTGTTCTTCCTGACGATCACGTTCGCCGCGCTCACCCTGCGCGTCAGCAAGCGTGACACGATCGAGCTGTAG
- a CDS encoding helix-turn-helix domain-containing protein — MSTPTNRPDHHRDLPVGRRIAQLRTRRGMNQQVLADRIGKSKSWVDKVERGVRRLDRLSTIEAVAAALGVSTAVLLGRNTRRPPTTGTSAAVERIREALADYDTPTGRDWPSSTAELDRQINYAHTAYRHAHHVQVLRVLPGLLVAARHARRTHTTTDTWPATPLLVRVYRLTAHVLVKLGEPHLAWLTADRAITIAAGDPHLIAHAAVPLAQALRALDRSRLALAAATAAVRPIDLAPYRRSLPDQIALAGMLLTEAAIAAATHGDAIAAHDLIDRAEHLAVTQHHHDDGFGPVVIELARTLVAARLGDQHNAIAHHQRATRHPDWQRLPAEHRAAHLIDMARIHLDAGDHYAAGRTLVTADHVAPTEVRLRPVTHTILATVLRSGSTPADVTRLAAFIGLTTPWSAPLDKR, encoded by the coding sequence GTGAGCACGCCGACGAATCGGCCGGACCACCACCGGGACCTGCCCGTCGGCCGGCGCATCGCTCAGCTCCGTACCCGCCGGGGCATGAACCAGCAGGTCTTGGCCGACCGCATCGGCAAGTCGAAAAGCTGGGTCGACAAGGTCGAACGCGGCGTCCGCCGACTCGACCGACTTTCCACGATCGAGGCTGTCGCCGCCGCCCTCGGCGTCTCAACGGCTGTCCTGCTCGGCCGCAACACCCGCCGACCACCCACGACCGGAACCAGCGCCGCCGTCGAACGCATCCGCGAGGCCCTCGCCGACTACGACACCCCGACCGGACGCGATTGGCCATCATCGACAGCGGAACTCGACCGCCAGATCAACTACGCCCACACCGCCTACCGACACGCTCACCACGTCCAGGTCCTGCGCGTGCTGCCCGGCCTCCTTGTCGCCGCCCGCCACGCCCGCCGAACCCACACCACCACCGACACCTGGCCCGCCACCCCGCTACTGGTACGGGTCTACCGGCTCACCGCGCACGTCTTGGTCAAACTCGGCGAACCCCACCTCGCCTGGCTCACCGCCGACCGGGCCATCACCATTGCCGCCGGAGACCCCCACCTCATCGCTCACGCCGCCGTCCCTCTCGCCCAGGCACTCCGCGCACTCGACCGCAGCCGCCTCGCCCTGGCCGCCGCGACCGCCGCCGTACGCCCGATCGACCTCGCCCCGTACCGCCGATCACTGCCCGACCAGATCGCCCTCGCCGGAATGCTCCTCACCGAAGCCGCCATCGCCGCCGCCACCCACGGCGATGCCATCGCCGCCCACGACCTGATCGACCGTGCTGAGCACCTCGCCGTCACCCAGCATCACCACGACGACGGCTTCGGACCAGTCGTGATCGAACTCGCCCGCACCCTCGTCGCCGCCCGCCTCGGCGACCAGCACAACGCCATCGCCCACCACCAGCGCGCCACCCGTCACCCTGACTGGCAGCGACTGCCCGCCGAACACCGCGCCGCCCACCTCATCGACATGGCGCGCATCCATCTCGACGCAGGCGACCACTACGCCGCCGGCCGCACCCTCGTCACCGCCGACCATGTCGCCCCCACCGAGGTACGCCTCCGACCCGTCACCCACACCATCCTCGCCACGGTCCTTCGCTCCGGCTCCACCCCTGCCGACGTCACCCGTCTTGCCGCCTTCATCGGCCTGACCACGCCGTGGTCGGCACCGCTCGACAAAAGATGA
- a CDS encoding helix-turn-helix domain-containing protein, translating to MGLLITSRSSESPWISSVWASRSAGVSQMTSVASETWGLVFWESDGTSYAAVTGPEEHTRTAPVPAEARFVGIQFAVGTALRMAPTSSFVNSGLELPDTTAGRFWLDGARWPTPRVDDDAEALVARLVRTGVLVRDPLVTAALDGRHPVAGSRTLERRFRTVTGLTRSAVGQIERARTAADLLSCGEEVSVVVGLLGYYDEPHLARALRRYVGRTAGQLRGGLGGAIGLSHLSDDVVHGLEDAVGVGGRVAQR from the coding sequence GTGGGACTGCTGATCACCTCGCGTTCCTCGGAGTCTCCGTGGATCTCCTCGGTGTGGGCCAGCCGCAGCGCGGGAGTGTCACAGATGACCTCGGTCGCGAGCGAGACCTGGGGGCTCGTGTTCTGGGAGAGCGACGGGACGTCGTACGCGGCTGTCACGGGTCCGGAGGAGCACACCCGGACGGCGCCCGTTCCGGCGGAGGCCCGTTTCGTCGGCATCCAGTTCGCCGTCGGCACCGCGTTGCGGATGGCTCCCACGTCGTCGTTCGTCAACTCGGGGCTGGAGCTGCCCGACACGACGGCGGGGCGGTTCTGGCTCGACGGCGCACGCTGGCCGACGCCGCGCGTCGACGACGATGCCGAAGCGCTGGTCGCACGGCTCGTCCGCACCGGCGTCCTGGTGCGGGACCCACTGGTGACGGCGGCGCTGGACGGCCGTCACCCCGTAGCAGGATCCCGGACCCTGGAACGGAGGTTCCGTACCGTCACCGGGCTCACCCGTAGCGCCGTCGGGCAGATCGAACGCGCCCGGACCGCCGCGGACCTGCTCTCCTGCGGCGAGGAGGTGAGCGTCGTGGTGGGTCTGCTCGGCTACTACGACGAACCGCACCTCGCGCGGGCGCTACGGCGGTACGTGGGACGCACCGCCGGCCAGCTCCGGGGCGGCCTCGGCGGCGCGATCGGGTTGTCGCACCTATCGGACGACGTCGTACACGGCCTTGAGGATGCCGTTGGGGTAGGCGGCAGAGTCGCGCAGCGCTAG
- a CDS encoding tetratricopeptide repeat protein gives MTPSGDAITHLLAEAGWQPEQLARRLNECAERHGRPERLHIKTPYKWKKGDVPRSPWPLLTTVLLAEQLQRPITLDDLGWPDDGFEAVPASAGLELPWSPAGALQAGEVVNESEGMMHRRMFLTLLGSALTSPAHEWLIAQPSRAVASTAGRPLSPGVVDHLDAVTASLRRMDDHLGGGQTLGLVRQHLSTVVGVLRDRRYTDSVGRRLHATAGELLRLAGWLSFDDGHHSRAQRFWIAGLYQAHAAGDRGLGANILGFMSCQAKDLGQLRQAVTLAETARSSYPDTSPKVSTILDLRAAEAYANNRSVADTRRALDSAFDRLNDNRPEHGDPDWSYWINEAQAHAQAGYCYVKLKDWPRARDHLRAALRLQENEYTREGALRNALLATTYVQQAHPDLDKALALGDQAVQTLTGQVTSARCIKHVRNLVGALGPYRRTPAVRRFCHDAKDLVAT, from the coding sequence GTGACACCCAGCGGAGACGCGATCACCCACCTGCTCGCTGAGGCGGGCTGGCAGCCCGAGCAACTGGCCCGGCGACTCAACGAATGTGCCGAGCGGCACGGTCGGCCGGAGCGGCTACACATCAAAACGCCGTACAAGTGGAAGAAGGGCGATGTTCCTCGAAGCCCATGGCCCTTGCTGACCACCGTGCTGTTGGCGGAGCAGTTGCAGCGACCGATCACCCTCGATGATTTGGGTTGGCCGGACGACGGTTTCGAGGCGGTACCCGCCTCGGCCGGTCTGGAACTTCCCTGGTCACCGGCCGGGGCCTTGCAGGCAGGCGAGGTCGTGAACGAGTCTGAGGGAATGATGCACCGACGGATGTTTCTGACTCTGCTCGGTTCCGCACTGACGTCCCCGGCCCACGAGTGGCTGATCGCGCAGCCATCGCGGGCCGTCGCGTCGACCGCAGGCCGTCCACTGTCCCCAGGCGTCGTCGACCACCTGGACGCCGTGACCGCCAGCCTACGGCGAATGGACGACCACCTTGGCGGCGGCCAGACCCTCGGTCTGGTCCGCCAACACCTCAGCACAGTGGTCGGTGTACTTCGCGATCGACGCTACACCGACAGTGTGGGCCGACGACTGCACGCCACCGCGGGTGAGCTGTTGCGCCTCGCGGGCTGGCTCTCGTTCGACGATGGTCATCACAGCCGGGCCCAGCGCTTCTGGATCGCCGGTCTCTACCAGGCCCACGCCGCCGGTGACCGAGGACTCGGTGCGAACATCCTCGGGTTCATGTCATGCCAGGCCAAGGACCTCGGTCAACTACGGCAGGCGGTTACTCTCGCCGAAACCGCGCGATCCAGCTACCCGGACACCAGCCCGAAAGTTTCCACGATCCTCGACCTGCGGGCCGCCGAGGCGTACGCGAACAATCGGTCGGTGGCCGACACCCGGCGCGCTCTCGACAGCGCTTTCGACCGGCTGAACGACAACCGGCCGGAACACGGCGACCCGGACTGGTCGTACTGGATCAACGAGGCACAGGCCCACGCCCAGGCCGGCTACTGCTACGTCAAGCTGAAAGACTGGCCCCGAGCCCGCGACCACCTCCGGGCAGCGCTACGGCTCCAGGAGAACGAGTACACCCGCGAGGGTGCCCTGCGGAACGCTCTGCTCGCCACCACCTACGTCCAGCAGGCGCATCCCGACCTGGACAAGGCACTTGCCCTCGGCGACCAGGCCGTCCAGACACTCACCGGCCAGGTCACCTCCGCGAGGTGCATCAAACACGTACGCAACCTGGTCGGCGCGTTGGGACCGTACCGGCGCACTCCCGCCGTGCGCCGGTTCTGTCACGACGCGAAAGACCTCGTCGCGACCTGA
- the ngcE gene encoding N-acetylglucosamine/diacetylchitobiose ABC transporter substrate-binding protein, which yields MSVIPELPADLSRRTVLRRAAAVGLLATPAVGLLSGCVGGGDDEPVEQAAGEKSATNPLGVKEDAPLEVVIFNGGLGTKYATDVHIPSYKKAFPKAEVKHSATEEVGTVLQPRFTSNTPPDMVNNAGSKLMDQGALVQAGQVQDLTELYDAPSLDDPSKKVRDLLIPGTVEQGTFNGKPYVLNYAFTVFGLWYDSALFEKNGWTAPKTWADFTALLDKIKAAGITPYSYAGANAAYYQYLVLLTSAAKIGGPDVLKNIDNLEDGAWQAEPVKQAAAAWAEIGAKYGNKAHLGLKHTEVQLQQNQGKVAFYPSGSWLENEQAKDTPPGFKYAVMPVPSVTASDALPPTAIYAAAGEMYFVAAKGKNPRGGMEYLRHMLSKAGAKGFTELTKVLTVVQGAVDGVDISPGLTSGNAMLAAAGKDYFSYRFDAWYKKLDDEARAATNELMFSGGTAQKFCDRMQKVADAVKKDSSIEKFKR from the coding sequence ATGTCCGTTATCCCCGAGCTCCCGGCCGACCTGAGCCGCCGTACCGTGCTGCGCCGTGCCGCCGCCGTGGGCCTGCTGGCCACCCCGGCCGTCGGCCTGCTCAGCGGCTGTGTCGGCGGCGGCGACGACGAGCCGGTCGAGCAGGCCGCCGGCGAGAAGTCGGCCACCAACCCGCTGGGCGTCAAGGAGGACGCCCCGCTGGAGGTGGTCATCTTCAACGGCGGGCTGGGCACCAAGTACGCCACCGACGTGCACATCCCGTCGTACAAGAAGGCGTTCCCCAAGGCCGAGGTGAAGCACTCGGCGACCGAGGAGGTCGGCACCGTCCTCCAGCCCCGGTTCACCAGCAACACCCCGCCGGACATGGTCAACAACGCCGGCTCGAAGCTGATGGACCAGGGCGCGCTGGTGCAGGCCGGCCAGGTGCAGGACCTCACCGAGCTCTACGACGCCCCGTCGCTGGATGACCCGTCGAAGAAGGTGCGGGACCTGCTCATCCCGGGCACCGTCGAGCAGGGCACCTTCAACGGCAAGCCGTACGTGCTGAACTACGCGTTCACCGTCTTCGGCCTCTGGTACGACAGCGCGCTGTTCGAGAAGAACGGCTGGACCGCGCCGAAGACCTGGGCCGACTTCACCGCGCTCCTCGACAAGATCAAGGCCGCCGGGATCACGCCGTACTCGTACGCCGGCGCGAACGCCGCCTACTACCAGTACCTGGTCCTGCTCACCAGCGCCGCCAAGATCGGCGGCCCGGACGTGCTGAAGAACATCGACAACCTGGAGGACGGCGCCTGGCAGGCCGAGCCGGTCAAGCAGGCCGCCGCCGCGTGGGCCGAGATCGGCGCGAAGTACGGCAACAAGGCGCACCTGGGCCTCAAGCACACCGAGGTCCAGCTCCAGCAGAACCAGGGCAAGGTGGCGTTCTACCCCAGCGGCTCCTGGCTGGAGAACGAGCAGGCCAAGGACACCCCGCCCGGCTTCAAGTACGCGGTGATGCCGGTGCCGAGCGTGACCGCCTCGGACGCGCTGCCGCCGACCGCGATCTACGCGGCGGCCGGCGAGATGTACTTCGTCGCCGCCAAGGGCAAGAACCCGCGCGGCGGCATGGAGTACCTGCGGCACATGCTCTCCAAGGCCGGCGCGAAGGGCTTCACCGAGCTCACCAAGGTGCTCACGGTGGTCCAGGGCGCGGTCGACGGCGTCGACATCTCGCCCGGTCTGACCAGCGGCAACGCCATGCTGGCGGCGGCCGGCAAGGACTACTTCAGCTACCGCTTCGACGCCTGGTACAAGAAGCTCGACGACGAGGCCCGCGCCGCGACCAACGAGCTGATGTTCTCCGGGGGCACCGCGCAGAAGTTCTGCGACCGGATGCAGAAGGTCGCCGACGCGGTCAAGAAGGACTCCTCCATCGAGAAGTTCAAGCGCTGA
- a CDS encoding M15 family metallopeptidase, whose translation MALLSVLALSACTRPVPPPAPPSPTPPAFASEIRPVTEADVAGSWRPGCPVGPDRLRLVRLTHWDFAGQPRTGALVVHEAVAADVVTVFDALFRQRFPIRQMRPVDVYGGDDAASMAADNTSGFNCRRAVTEGAASWSTHAYGRAIDVNPVENPYLFGGRVLPPAGAAYVDRGAYRPGMAVPDGVLVRAFAAVGWSWGGVWSNPDYQHFTTGR comes from the coding sequence GTGGCCCTGCTGTCCGTGCTGGCGCTGTCGGCCTGCACCCGGCCGGTGCCGCCCCCGGCTCCGCCGTCGCCCACCCCGCCCGCCTTCGCCAGCGAGATCCGGCCGGTGACCGAGGCGGACGTGGCGGGCAGTTGGCGGCCGGGCTGCCCGGTGGGCCCGGACCGGCTGCGGCTCGTCCGACTGACCCACTGGGACTTCGCGGGGCAGCCCCGCACGGGTGCCCTGGTCGTGCACGAGGCGGTCGCCGCCGACGTGGTGACCGTCTTCGACGCCCTGTTCCGGCAGCGGTTCCCGATCCGGCAGATGCGACCGGTGGACGTCTACGGCGGTGACGACGCCGCGTCGATGGCCGCCGACAACACCTCCGGGTTCAACTGCCGTCGTGCGGTGACCGAGGGGGCGGCGAGTTGGTCGACCCACGCGTACGGGCGGGCGATCGACGTCAACCCGGTGGAGAACCCGTACCTGTTCGGCGGTCGGGTGCTCCCGCCGGCCGGCGCGGCGTACGTCGACCGTGGCGCGTACCGGCCCGGAATGGCGGTGCCGGACGGCGTCCTCGTCCGGGCGTTCGCGGCGGTCGGCTGGTCCTGGGGTGGGGTCTGGTCCAACCCCGACTACCAGCACTTCACCACCGGGCGCTGA
- a CDS encoding carbohydrate ABC transporter permease translates to MTTEIAPSAPAAPVGSAPGGRKHTAARRQRSEVGLLTGLGHLALLVWAILVIAPLLWTILASFKSNTEIFLGNPFALPGTFNFDSYVRAWSEANVGRYFLNSVFVVTLSTTGTMLLGSMAAYVLARYPFPGNRVIYYLFVSGLAFPVFLALVPLFLVVNNLGLLNTYTGLVLVYIAYSLPFTVFFLAAFFKTLPNSVAEAAMIDGASHTRLFFQVMMPMARPGLVSIAIFNVIGQWNQYLLPVALMQGEGADRKWVLTQGIASISTSAGYQADWAALFAALTLSILPMIIVYAFFQRQIQSGLTAGAVK, encoded by the coding sequence ATGACGACGGAGATCGCACCCAGCGCCCCGGCCGCCCCGGTCGGGTCCGCCCCGGGAGGCCGTAAGCACACCGCCGCCCGCCGGCAGCGCTCCGAGGTGGGACTGCTGACCGGACTGGGCCACCTGGCCCTGCTGGTCTGGGCGATCCTGGTGATCGCCCCGCTGCTCTGGACGATCCTCGCCTCGTTCAAGAGCAACACCGAGATCTTCCTCGGCAACCCGTTCGCGCTGCCCGGGACGTTCAACTTCGACAGCTACGTCCGGGCGTGGAGCGAGGCGAACGTCGGGCGGTACTTCCTCAACAGCGTCTTCGTGGTGACGCTGAGCACCACCGGCACCATGCTGCTCGGGTCGATGGCCGCGTACGTGCTGGCCCGCTACCCGTTCCCGGGCAACCGGGTGATCTACTACCTGTTCGTCTCCGGCCTGGCGTTCCCGGTCTTCCTCGCTCTGGTGCCGCTCTTCCTGGTGGTCAACAACCTCGGGCTGCTGAACACGTACACCGGGCTGGTCCTGGTCTACATCGCGTACTCGCTGCCGTTCACGGTGTTCTTCCTGGCCGCGTTCTTCAAGACGTTGCCGAACTCGGTGGCCGAGGCGGCGATGATCGACGGGGCCTCGCACACCCGGTTGTTCTTCCAGGTCATGATGCCGATGGCCCGGCCGGGCCTGGTCAGCATCGCGATCTTCAACGTGATCGGTCAGTGGAATCAGTACCTGCTGCCGGTGGCGCTGATGCAGGGCGAGGGGGCAGACCGCAAGTGGGTGCTCACCCAGGGCATCGCCAGCATCTCCACCTCCGCCGGCTACCAGGCCGACTGGGCGGCGCTCTTCGCGGCGCTCACCCTCTCCATCCTGCCGATGATCATCGTGTACGCGTTCTTCCAGCGGCAGATCCAGTCCGGCCTCACCGCCGGGGCGGTCAAGTAG